The genomic region caaacatttgtatatgttttaGAGACCTGTCATGGGAAAAACTAGATAAAAACTGTCattaaataaatggaaattaaacttcaaatatatagtaaatacaaATACAGTTTATTTCATTTCTGGCGGCGCTCGAAAATCACACAATGATTGCCTTGATCATAGTAGCTTTGCACTAACTCTACATCTGACACTTGCGCTAACATTGCTTCCAGCTCACCGTACTCGAATACATGGTAGTAACGCAAGTAGGTGCTTGAGGGCGCAGAGTTATTCACATCTTTGTTCGCAACTGAAGCGCCCTTCAATTTCCACGGCACCAGCACATCCTGCTGCATGAAATCAGTGCGATTGGTGTGTACAGGCAGTTGTGGTGCACCGGTTATAAAAGGCTCAAATTGTTctgcctgttgttgttgcacctCCTCTGCTGCACATTGTCGCTGTTGCTCAACGGTTgtcttatttttgtttaaggCTTTGTTTTGCAGTAAGTATGCCGATTTCTTATTATCATTGGCGCGTTGGTCCTTCGCCCAAACATAGATAAGCGCACGTCCAGCTGGACGCAGCAGTCTCGCCATTTCCCGTATCGCAGCTAAACGCCGGTCTGCGGTTGCTAAATGATGAATAACCGCAATGCTAATGCAACCATCTACGATTTGACTGCGGACTGGTACGTGTAAGCAATCGCATCGAAAAGCATTTGGCAAATTTGAGCTGTCTTCGCTAATAATTTTTGCACGCTCTAAGCATGCGTTAATAAGTCCACTACTACGATCGCAACCAATTGTTAAAGCATTATTATTACATTGAAGATATTTTCCATTGCCACAACCAATATCCAGTAACACTGATCCAGTTTGAAAGCTACGCAGAAATTCAGCAACGCGTGGCCAAGGTGTGTGACGAGTTTCACTGAAGTGCGGCGCAATACGATCATAAACGCTGTGCACGTTCTTTTCCTCTAATTGTGCAGCTATCACATCGGTTATGACAGGTGCTAAGTTACTTTGTGCATTTATGTGCGAATCACAAAGGGTCGGAAATGTGCAGTCGCACGGACCTCGTCGCAAACGACGGAAAGTTAATGAAATGCGTTTTTGGCGCGGCATCACTGTCAAACCAGTCTCCGAGGGCACAATATCAAGTGTACGCGGAGTAATACCGTGTGTCCAGTCATAACGCGATGCGCCCGACATTACCAGCATTGAACGACGTAACAATTTGAGTGGCTGTCGATCAGAGCCACGGCGGAAGTCCATAACTACATCACCTAACAGtgataatgaaaaaattggGTCAAGGAAGGCGCTATGCGTATCTACATGCGGGGGTATACCCTGGCCGGGTTCATAGATGTTAACCGTCAATTGATCCGGCATATCCCAATCCCATGTTGGTAGACCCAGCTTTGTCGTTTCAGCTTTTAGACGCGGCCAGAGCATATCACACTCGTTTGGTATTTTGTCGTTTAACGGTTTTGTTGGATCAACATTATTTTCTCCATATATGAATTGGTAACCAAAATGTTTTACACGTCTATGTTTTAAATCACTTTGATCGACATCTTCtatattaattgctttcaaTAACATATTTTCTTCAGATTCTGTCAAAAAATCGG from Bactrocera tryoni isolate S06 chromosome 3, CSIRO_BtryS06_freeze2, whole genome shotgun sequence harbors:
- the LOC120772147 gene encoding alkylated DNA repair protein alkB homolog 8 encodes the protein MTKDYSSRKLERKQRRCEAIIRTDVGIESSEKPTCFLGILNAGLSTGLTEESVLSNAIQYAPVQQVVMLPNKSYCFLKCDNVNNAERIYNNMHGRAGLEQRGGVVYLSYFKSLPMCKEENVWAKPLPEGLVLLPDFLTESEENMLLKAINIEDVDQSDLKHRRVKHFGYQFIYGENNVDPTKPLNDKIPNECDMLWPRLKAETTKLGLPTWDWDMPDQLTVNIYEPGQGIPPHVDTHSAFLDPIFSLSLLGDVVMDFRRGSDRQPLKLLRRSMLVMSGASRYDWTHGITPRTLDIVPSETGLTVMPRQKRISLTFRRLRRGPCDCTFPTLCDSHINAQSNLAPVITDVIAAQLEEKNVHSVYDRIAPHFSETRHTPWPRVAEFLRSFQTGSVLLDIGCGNGKYLQCNNNALTIGCDRSSGLINACLERAKIISEDSSNLPNAFRCDCLHVPVRSQIVDGCISIAVIHHLATADRRLAAIREMARLLRPAGRALIYVWAKDQRANDNKKSAYLLQNKALNKNKTTVEQQRQCAAEEVQQQQAEQFEPFITGAPQLPVHTNRTDFMQQDVLVPWKLKGASVANKDVNNSAPSSTYLRYYHVFEYGELEAMLAQVSDVELVQSYYDQGNHCVIFERRQK